In one Candidatus Cloacimonadota bacterium genomic region, the following are encoded:
- a CDS encoding V-type ATP synthase subunit B: MATQAFQKIYTKLNQITKATCSVHATGVGNEELATVAGRLAQVVKIVDDNVTLQIYAGTEGIGTDAEVVFFGKAPSLRVGPELAGRFFNAYGDPIDGGPEVQGQEIEIGGPSVNPVRRKQPSELIATGIAGIDLNNTLVTGQKIPFFADPDQPYNEVMAMVALRAQSDKIILGGMGLSNDDYLFYKHAFENAGVIDRIISFVNTTEDPTVERLLVPNMALTAAEYFATENNEKVLVLLTDMTLYCDALSIVSNRMDQIPSKDSMPGSLYSDLAKLYEKAVQFPGGGSITIIAVTTLSGGDITHAIPDNTGYITEGQLFLKRDTDISKTIVDPFRSLSRLKQLVIGKKTRADHPQVMNTAVRLYADAANAKTKLENGFDLSDYDERVLDFAKEYSNEILAIDVNIDTDTMLDTAWTLFQKYFSKQEIGIKDEFMSIYWKKA; encoded by the coding sequence ATGGCAACACAAGCATTTCAGAAGATATACACCAAGCTAAACCAGATCACAAAAGCAACTTGCTCAGTTCATGCCACGGGAGTAGGAAACGAGGAACTAGCGACTGTTGCCGGACGCCTGGCTCAGGTCGTAAAAATCGTAGATGACAATGTAACCTTACAGATCTACGCTGGTACTGAAGGTATCGGAACAGACGCCGAAGTAGTATTCTTCGGCAAAGCCCCTTCCCTGAGAGTAGGCCCGGAACTTGCAGGCAGATTCTTCAACGCTTATGGCGACCCCATCGATGGTGGCCCTGAAGTTCAAGGTCAAGAGATAGAAATTGGCGGACCTTCAGTGAACCCAGTTCGCCGCAAACAGCCCTCAGAGCTCATTGCCACCGGTATAGCCGGCATAGACTTGAACAACACCCTGGTTACCGGACAAAAAATCCCCTTCTTTGCCGACCCCGACCAACCCTACAACGAAGTGATGGCGATGGTTGCTCTGCGTGCTCAAAGCGATAAAATCATCCTTGGTGGTATGGGTCTTTCGAACGATGATTATCTATTCTATAAACACGCCTTTGAAAATGCCGGTGTAATCGACCGCATCATCTCCTTTGTGAACACTACCGAAGATCCCACTGTTGAGCGTCTTTTAGTACCGAATATGGCACTTACTGCCGCTGAATACTTTGCCACAGAGAACAATGAGAAAGTATTGGTGTTGCTTACCGATATGACCCTCTACTGCGATGCTCTCAGCATAGTGTCGAACCGTATGGATCAGATCCCGTCAAAGGACTCCATGCCTGGTTCGCTCTACAGTGATCTGGCCAAGCTCTACGAGAAGGCAGTGCAATTCCCGGGTGGTGGATCGATAACGATCATCGCAGTAACTACCCTTTCCGGAGGCGACATCACTCACGCCATCCCGGATAACACAGGTTATATTACTGAAGGACAGCTTTTCCTAAAGCGCGATACAGACATTTCCAAAACCATCGTTGATCCCTTCCGCTCTCTCTCTCGTTTGAAGCAACTTGTTATAGGCAAAAAGACGAGAGCCGATCACCCGCAAGTGATGAACACTGCTGTTCGCCTCTATGCTGATGCGGCAAATGCCAAGACCAAGCTGGAAAATGGCTTTGACCTTTCGGATTATGACGAGCGTGTGTTGGATTTTGCCAAGGAGTATTCCAATGAGATTTTGGCAATAGACGTAAACATCGATACAGACACCATGCTTGATACGGCCTGGACTCTCTTCCAGAAATACTTTAGCAAGCAGGAAATTGGAATTAAAGACGAATTCATGAGTATCTATTGGAAGAAGGCATGA